Sequence from the Xenorhabdus nematophila ATCC 19061 genome:
GTTCAACCACTAATTCAACAGTAGTAGGACAAAACAATATTTAAGGGTACTTTGGCATGCAAAGAGAGAAACTTTCCGCATTAATGGATGGAGAAGCTCTTGATAGTGAAGTTGTTCATTTGGTCTCCGAAGATACAATCATGCAGAAACAGTGGGAAAGATACCACCTTGTTCGTGATGTTCTGCGTGGTGATATAGGAGAAGTGCTGCATTTAGACATTGCGAATCAAGTGGCACAGGCAATTGAGAAAGAGCCCGTTCATATTAAGCCAGAAGTAGTTTTAGAATCTCAGCCAAAACCTGAAACATGGTCGAATATGCCGTTTTGGGAAAAAATTCGTCCATGGGCGAGTCAGATTACACAAGTCGGTATGGC
This genomic interval carries:
- the rseA gene encoding anti-sigma-E factor RseA gives rise to the protein MQREKLSALMDGEALDSEVVHLVSEDTIMQKQWERYHLVRDVLRGDIGEVLHLDIANQVAQAIEKEPVHIKPEVVLESQPKPETWSNMPFWEKIRPWASQITQVGMAACVSLAVIIGVQQYNGSDSVDADTQSDVPAFNTLPVMGSASPVGLAPPVDDEAFGGDLSMQVRESNKRIDAMLQQYELDRRLHTEKNQKNTQVSQPLGVQAQQQ